Genomic DNA from Anguilla anguilla isolate fAngAng1 chromosome 17, fAngAng1.pri, whole genome shotgun sequence:
TGTGGTTTCACCGACAATCCCAGCCAACAGAGATCCATGCTGCACACTGCCAATAATGTGAAGTGGTGATTTGCATTCCAGAAAAATTTGTAtccagggtttttttccccctgttgcATTTTGGACTGCGTGGAAGCAGAGGGGGTAAGTGCCAGAAAAAAGTGTCAGTCTCAGTGGATGCATATCCTGCTCCATACAATGCAGGTCAGCTCACAGCACATCTACACATTTTACAAACCATCTCAAAGAAACTGAGCTTCCAACAGGATTTGCCCCGCAGGCATACTCTTTAGAAAGGATGCTGGATTTTGTCTGGATTTAGAAATAGTGAGTTGCTTCCGTCAGCTgactaaaatgaaaatttctgATCGACCCTTTCTTCCAAACGGACTAAAGGCAAAGGTCTGTTGTTGCTTTTCTGAGAGAAAATTGTATATGAATTTGACAATGATGTGTTATTTTGAAATACGTTGCATTGTACACGTTGTACAGTGTTAAATGTTGTAACTATGTGCGTCTGCTGACCTGGCCGGGTCTCCCAATGCAAAAGAGATCTCCATCTCAGCGGGAcctcctggttaaataaaggctaatacataaatatataaataaataaataaaaaaataaagacaagtgaAGCCTACACGCCAAATTCGGATCCTAATAGGAGGTAATCAAGTGCTTCCTGAAGTTAGTTTTGGGCAGGTTGTCCCAGATTAGCGCTAATCGGGGTCGTTCACTTCCCCCGAACGCAGgacctcttctctctctctctctctctctctttctctctctctcttacggGACAGGAGGTAGCCGGAGCAATTTGAGGCAATTTGAagcgctgtctctctctccacgcgGGGGCAGCTGCTATTAATCTCCTGGCGGGCCCACGACAAAGAGGTTGGCGGACGGTGCTAATCTTTCTGACATGTTTGGTAACTATCTTAGCTTCTccgcttcctccccccccccctcagcctgtGATCTGGCGGAGTTGGCGGTGTGAAGATTAAAGTTTATCCAATTAACCACCCACTGCGCCTGTGCGGGTTAATCAAGCGAAGCCGCGTAGACCGCCACTCCGCTGCCccgctgcagacagacagacaggcccggGACTGCCAGGCCCAGATTCAGGCAATTACAACTGCTGGCATTATGGTCAGAAATAaaagggagttttttttccgggggggagggacaggccTGAAAtagcgagcgggggggggggggttaggggagggggggtggatgcTGGTTCTCTTCTGTGCCTCAAAATGCAGTCACCACATTCATTTTTCTCCGCCACAGGCTAATCTtcccaaaatgttttgtttcaggaATAAGTCTTGAACAACagacttttttccccttcttccaagggaaagagaaagaaatatcTTAGATTAGCCAAGCAAGGAtaacaccccacccacccctacccccccctcaGTTCAGACAAAGACCGCACACTGAGGTTTTCTCCCAACAGTTTAAGTCAGTGGGTGACTTAAACTGTAAAGTTGCATGACTAAGAACGGTACTAACAAATGAAATGCCATTAATTCCAGCAGGAGTAAGCTTAGTCTGGGATCTATTAAAGAAGAAAGCtttaccagttttttttttttaccaccaaGTGGATTCATTCAAACaagaaatgcactgaaatgtaAGAAATAAGATTAAAAAGGCGTAATAGAATtattcaacacaaacacattgtaTTGACTTTATTTGGATAAATTATGGTTTTATTCTAGAATTTAccatattttcttttcattcattGCCTTAAGTACAGCAGTCTTTTCTCTCACGCTTCTCTTTATTAAAACTAAaagtatgattttaaaaaatgtaatacaatacAAAAGAATATGCCTACCTATACCTCATGCATATATTGCTAAAAATGCATTATACTATTGTCATTTCATAGCATGTTCTATGCTGCATGGATATGAGGCATTAGTGTATGAGATTATGCCTGGTAAATTTGAATCAGTGCAGTACAttttttctataaaaatatGCCCTTACCTATATCCATATATTTTGTGTtctcatgcatttttattctatattttatattctCATACGTATTCATTTTGGTAGTGCCTCTTTTTCAAATTTCCTGGCCCACGGTGAGTGCCCGTTTAGAACAATGTGATCCTGCAGGATGGGGGGGCACAGACCTTCCCTCCGCCCAAATcaatgggggatggggggggggggtaaacccGTGTCAGGACCATCGGCCCgctccactcctcctctccccaaATCCGCCTCACCTGGGACGTCCCAGGTCAGCCGCAATACAAAATAATGACCGCGCGTTTCCTAAGCTACCGTACAGAGCTGTCAGTTAGACTGAGGCTAACGCGCGCACGGGACATCGCAGACGGCCCGGAGCTCTGCATTTCCCCTCGCCCCGGGGACGTGAACTCGGTGAAGGGTGTTGGGCTGCGACCTCAAGTTCACAGATTTTTTTCGCCcccataacaccccccccccccctccaacccccccaccgTCTTCCTCGAGTTTTTGGGGAGAAGCGCCGAGACTGTGATCAGTGGTGCAGGACGTTCGACAAATTCTGCCTGtcaagaaagaacaaaaataaacagaggaGAAGAAAGGGAGCTCGCTGCTCCAGAGGGTGTGAAGACTTCCGACCACACAGCGGGACGAGTGGGGTCATCTCATGGGTTGTCGGTGTGTCTCCATAGAGGCTTGCTGCAGAGACGTGATGCCAAGAGACAACTCTCCACAACCAGGGCTCTGTTTCCCTCCTCCTGCAAGcttctttatcttttttttcttgtggacAAAGTACCATGCTGCTGCACATGCATCAGGGATTTAAAGCCAAAACACTCTCCTTACTTCCCTTGTCTTCAAATGAAAATAGGTTCCGCATTGGGAAATCAACCTGCGCCCACCACCACAACTGTATTTTTATTcgcttaatttttttattctattttttcccccttttgggGCTAACACAAATTATTTCGAAAAATGAGAGCAGAGTAAGGATATCATGTAGATACATGcgaatacatacataaatacaatgcTGACTCTTTTAAACATCTAAAATAGCCAAGAGTACTAAATTGTTGGCTCTTTATTGATAATTTTTCAGTGTTAACATCAGTGTACAATCACAGTTTAAGCTTTTTGTCTACTTCATCCTCGGCTCAGCATCTTGTGAAGAGGGCGTATGTTATTTCTCTTACAGACACAAACTACAATCTGCTCTGCACCTAGAATCCACAGCTGAAACCTTTGCTTCTGCTTAAGTACGTCATCGGTCACATCTTCTGATGGATTCTGGAACATGTGGTCACAGTAGGGTCAACTTGCAGGCAAGAGGCTTTGCTCTTCATTGTGTTATTTGCTCAATCGCAGCCTTAATTTTGATGGGCATTTGGATCACCGGTTGTTCCAGGTGTAAACCTTCTGCAGTGCCTGTACATCACAGCTCGCGGAAATCTGGATCTTCGGCACCAGGAGTTGGCACCACTTTTCCCTGCATGCAATGAATTAAACATGAAgcataaaaaagcaaacaaattccCATCAGTTACtaaacactgccccctgcaggattTACTAGATACTGGCGCAGAGACAGTAATAATTTACCATACTCCTCTGGTTTCACTGGAATTATAGCTGCAACAAACAATTATAATACAGACTTTATAAAGTCTTTATAAAACACATCTTTTTCTGTGACATAACTTTTAAAGACGATATGTTTGCGTGTGGCCCTTTTTTCAGCAAAACCCAATTGAGATAAGCTCATTTGAGTAACATGGAAAGAACAGACTACATAAGAAGACACGCTCTGGTGGCCAATACATCAAATCCATTCACAATTCCATTGTTCTTAATGTAATTTCAGGATCCTGCGAAGAGTGCAATGGCAACTGATTATCGGGAAAGGGAGGTAAACACAATCAGATTAGCACATTGATTCAAACAGGAGACAATACTACAAGGCCTCCATCATATAAATTCTCCTCTTTTGAACTGAAACCAAGCTGAATTGCATATCGCAAGAGTGCAGGATAAGATATGCAATCTTTGATGTGCTCTTGGGAGGACAAAACAAAGCTCCAATACACTGGAGTCACACAGGAATTCACACAAAACTCAGAACCTGGAATTATAACTTAAATGTATTATCAGATGCACCACATGATCAGGATTGTTATCATGCCATACAACCAGCTTGGCTGCATGCAATCTAATAAAACAAAGTAGGCAATTATTCAATTTGAAATTTTATGGGTCTAACTCTCATTAGTGCAActgtaattatatttgtatataagCTAACTACAAACATATCCTGTAAGATAAGCAAGTTTATGTCCTATTGGAAATCTAAGTGACAATtctaacaaaaatatttcccacACAAAAGGGAATAGTGACATTACCTACAttactgaaaaataacaaatctcCTGCGTGGTAGACAGATGCAATGCTTCTGCCTGTGAACATCCTAGTCGAGGGGTCATTAAAAGCTGAATAAGCCCCTTTCAGCTGTTTTCTGATGGATTATTGTGTCTGTAAAAAGGACACAACTTCCGTTTGTTTGCCAGACATAGTTCAGACAGCTGTTTTCTCTAACAAAGAGTAATGAATGCCCACCCACAGCTGGGGGGCCTCAGTCGGATGTGACTCGAATTGAGTCACACTGAATGACTGGTAACCCTGGCATGACCACTGACCCTTCAAGAGTTGCAGAGGTTATGTGCATTGCACATTACTATAGAGCAGTTTGATTATAGTATGGAAAAATTCTGAATAGTTCTTTCTTTCacagacatttcaaaatcatGCAGCTACCACTTATGGGTTTCCGCCATCTTGAATTGActgccattttggatttttttcagtaattttcCACTTTTCTTAATTTTGCCACAGGAATATACGGTATGGTCAGTTATTTTGGCGTGTTGGTAGAGGTGCCGATTGGCCACGCGGTGGCTTTACAGGTGTCAATTGGAAATGACCGGTTATGTTCTGAGAATTAGCTAAATACGGCTAGCTGCCTCTTCTGTGATAGCTGTTGTTCCGCGTGGTTTTCTAGAGACGAAAAGCGTTTCGTTGCTAGGAAACCTTTACAGATTTTGGATTTTCTTCCGAAGAATTTAGATACCATACCAGCAGCTAACGTTAGTGTAGCTATACATCATTCAtcgatgaaataaaaaataaaaacatttctaaagcTAAGAAAAGCGAAGCTTACTTGACAACCAACAATGTCTGAAGAATCAGACGACATTCCTCTACTTGAACTTGACGCCGTCATTGGGTTTAACGGTACGGTTAATGTGCTAGTTAGACTAACAGTTTTTGATCCGTCTTATTAGCTAAAGTCAGATAGTTGGCCTCCTAGACATTCGTATCTGTTTTcagttaacatttaaaatacttgtCTAGCCAGGTAGATGCCgagaaataatgataatgagTAGCTATCTATTCATCATTACAGGTTATCCCAACATGAACCAATGTcacgtagctagctagttgggcTACTGAAAGATTGAAAGTTGCATTGAGCTGTGGGGACATTATCTCAGGTCCCTTCCACTGACCATCTTACTCCACTGATGTAGATCGTGTTCCTACTACAGGCCCCTTTGAATCCTTTTCTCATCACGAAGTTAATTATGATACTTAGACTAACTAAACAGTAGCCATTTTCTGCTTTGAAGGGCGTGTGGTTTCCGGCCTGATACTCCACCCTGAGGAAACGCACCTTATTTACCCGCTCGGCTGCACTGTCATACAGAGGAACATCCAGAACAACACGCAGGAGTTTCTGgctgaacacacaaacaatgtcAGCTGCGTTGCCATCTCAAAGAGTGGCCGTTACATTGCTTCTGGTCAGGAGACCTACATCGGCTTCAAGGTAACTATCCACAGGTCAATTAAGTCCATTCACTTatacacaaaatgcacaaatctGTTTTCTGCATCTTATAGTAAACAGGAGCTATCTTTATTATGGAACATGGAAACTGAAGGTCATACCggaaatgttaaaatatgagTGATGAAAGAATGTTCCAAATCAATTACTACTTTTGTTTAGATAATAACATAAAACACCACACTTGTATCTTAATCATTTGGTCTGTGTGACTTAATATccaaacaaatgtaacaaattaACTGAAACATGCATGCTAGGGATATACCTTTATATCATGGaggtaaaaatgtaatacttaatattaaaacatttcttgtGTTTTCACAATTTCCCTCTTTGTTACTTTAGGCAGACATCATTATTTGGGATAACACCAAAAAGGACATCCATGCCAAACTGACCCTCCACAAAGCCAAGGTGGAGGACCTGGCCTTCTCCCCTAACGAAAAATATTTGGCAAGCCTTGGGGGTCAAGATGATGGCAGGTAGCTCACTTTTTGAGAACTATGGGACGTGTAAACCTTGTGTATCACTGACCTAGGCTATTAAATCCGTAAAGGATATATTAACAAAGTCAGCTACAAGAGATTCGTTCAGGTTGACTTCTGgtagtagaacaaggggacatagatggaaatgagcaaaatgtaaattctgtacagacattaggacAAATTTTTTCATGTAGAGTGGTTAATGTGTAGAATAGCATGCCGGATCATGTAGTCGAGGCAGAAACTCAGGGGATTTTcgagaccaggcttgatatggtgttagatactatctagtctgtaggtaatcagagcactaggaaaaaatgacaaacgttgttgggctgaatggcctgctctcatcattatgttatgttatgttctgttatgttatggtgcCATTGATACTATAGGCTAACCAGCTGACATACCTCCTTACGATTATTCATGAACTGTAGTAGAAAATCTCCAGAACCAGAACCTTCTGGAGTCGAGGAAGTGGGAAAAGTGGTGCTGTCGCTGAACGATGGCCATGTGTGCTTTCAGCATCGTTGTGTGGAACCTCGAGAGGGGAGATGCTCTGTGTGGAAGTCCAgccgcagtgcattgtggggtaCAGTGCCTGAGAGTACGGTTTTCAAACCTGAGCGACAACATCTTACTGTCTGCAGGGAAGTGAGTCCATTCATATTATTacactatttatatttttataaatggtgcagtgtgtgaccatgtgtactctgttagagttgcgttaacactggatatttttctgtgtaTCGTCCTTCTCTTGGTCTTGGTTGATagctgctgtataaatggaatcCATGATCATCATTAGTAGTGTTGTTGTTAGTTATGATTGACAGTAGTGATGCATTTCCTGCAGCGGGACCATCCGTGTCTGGGAGATTGATTCTTCCACCAGGAAGATGCGGGCCACGGAGTGCCAGATTGGACAGCTGAGGAGAGTTGTGAAGTGCattgaggtcagaggtcatcttTTCAGATAATTAACTGACTGAACATTTAATAGAAAACTCAAAGGGAGATCAACCTCTGATACTGTATGCAACAAGCATAAATCTACGCATATAATAACAAGtactaatactaataacaaGTTTCTCTCCTTtagcatgttttttctttattttaaccGCCTTTTTGAGTATTTGGACGTTTCAGTGTGGTTTTctaaaggagaaaaagagagtatCAGAAAGgagttacagatagagatgggttTTCACAGTATAGAAAATTCCATGCTTGGGAGTCACACCCCCAGCTGCACAGGAGAATTTGTACGCATTGAGAATTGACTGCGCTATGAACTGCGCCACATGGTCTCGCCCCTGGCTTTCTgaaagtttaaatgtttttaaaagcttaCAGTGGACATTGTCGGTATATAGTACGCAACGTTTTTGAATTGTGCTAATTGACGGCTCGCGGGGAGAGTGCGATTCGCAAGGCGCACGGCTGAAGTAGGGTTCTGCCTGCCTTCATCTTCCCTGGGTTTCCCTGGGTTACAGGTCGCTGCAGACGACGGCTTCTTCTACTGCGGCACCAGCAGCGGAGACATCCTGAAGCTCAATCTGAGGACCAAGCTCCTCAACGTCTACGGACCCCTGAAGGAGAAATTCAGCCAGGTGGGCTAAAACGTGGAAGATCCTGAAATGGCTGTCGCACTGCGATTGCTAATAACACAGAACCGTGTCTGTCTGAGTCACATTATCCACACCGGGTCACAGAGCAGCCTATGAGGACCCTCAGAAGGGCAGTGAGAGTGGGGAACCCCCAAAGCATTCTCGGCtgtgaataaacaaaaataaacgaTATAGCCAAAGCGTTTAAACATTCTACATTTATTGAactagaagaaaaaaaggatgcTTCTAAGAGGAGAATGCCACCATTTAGCCAGTTCAGAAATCACCAGAAATGTaagtttttgtgaagaaaaaactgcCACCTGTGTTAGTTTTTAAGCCAAATTTGAGGACTATCGCTGACTGAAGCCTGGCTTACATGAGATGGCATGTTTTCTGTTGAGCAGGGAATCAATGCCCTGAAGCTGCTGAAGTCGGGGGAGATGCTGGTGGGCTCGGGGGACGGAGTGGTGTCCGTTTGCAAAGAGGCCAACTTCAGCGCCTTCCTGTGAGCTCGCTCATTAACGCATTAGCTATGCtcagcagacacacactgcgTCACACCCCTGTGCTCAGCAGACACGCACTGCGTCACACCCCTGTGCtcagcagacacacactgcgTCACACCCCTGTGCTCAGCAGACACGCACTGCGTCACACCCCTGTGCtcagcagacacacactgcgTCACAACCCTGTGCTCAGCAGACACGCACTGCGTCACACCCCTGTGCtcagcagacacacactgcatcacacccCTGTGCtcagcagacacacactgcgTCACAACCCTGTGCTCAGCAGACACGCACTGCGTCACAACCCTGTGCTCAGCAGACACGCACTGCGTCACAACCCTGTGCTCAGCAGACACGCACTGCGTCACAACCCTGTGCtcagcagacacacactgcgTCACAACCCTGTGCTCAGCAGACACGCACTGCGTCACAACCCTGTGCTCAGCAGACACGCACTGCGTCACACCCCTGTGCTCAGCAGACACGCACTGCGTCACAACCCTGTGCTCAGCAGACACGCACTGCGTCACAACCCTGTGCtcagcagacacacactgcgTCACAGCCCTGTGCTCAGCAGGCCCCATCAGAGCAGACACGCACTGCGTCACACCCCTGTGCTCAGCAGACACGCACTGCGTCACACCCCTGTGCtcagcagacacacactgcgTCACACCCCTGTGCTCAGCAGGCCCCATCagagcagacacacactgcGTCACACCCCTGTGCCAGCCAGGCCTGCTCCCTCGCTGTCTCGCATTGCAGCTGGATTTTCATCACACAAATCTTTATGTACTTCCTCCTATCTATATAAgttgttttctattattatttgcCCTTACACATAGGGGTGGGTGATATTTCCTAAAAAGCATGTCAGAATATTTGGTTACCCTTAGGATGACAATGATATACATgtatatcaaaatatttttgttgaattgctttaaattatgtgtgtgtgcataattgCCTTAAACGATGCATAATTTAATCGTTAAATTAagtctttattttctgttacatCACGCCAGCCGTGTGGAGCACAGAGAAATGTCAGAAACATGAATGTTGACACCAGCGTTTCAGACGCCTTCAGCATAGTTAAAGACAAGGTCCTAAAACAGTATGATGCATGAAACAGAACTGGTGTTTTAAGTGCACACAACACATCCCCCAGCCCTGCGTAGGTACCGTGCCCCCTAACCCTGCCTCCTCGGCAGGACGGTCCAGCTGGAGGGGGGCGTCACCTCCGTCGCCCTGCCCGATAAGGGGCACCAGCTGTACGTGGGGACGGCCGCCTGCAACATCTACAGCGTGCGGGACGAGGACTTTAAGGAGGAGCTCTTCAGCAGCAGCCACAGCCACCCTGTCAACGCCGTGGCCTTTCCCTTGTGAGTAACATTACAGCTTaccctacacacaccctacacacaccctacacacaccctacacacaccctacacacacactacacacaccc
This window encodes:
- the LOC118216369 gene encoding cilia- and flagella-associated protein 52-like; this translates as MSEESDDIPLLELDAVIGFNGRVVSGLILHPEETHLIYPLGCTVIQRNIQNNTQEFLAEHTNNVSCVAISKSGRYIASGQETYIGFKADIIIWDNTKKDIHAKLTLHKAKVEDLAFSPNEKYLASLGGQDDGSIVVWNLERGDALCGSPAAVHCGVQCLRVRFSNLSDNILLSAGNGTIRVWEIDSSTRKMRATECQIGQLRRVVKCIEVAADDGFFYCGTSSGDILKLNLRTKLLNVYGPLKEKFSQGINALKLLKSGEMLVGSGDGVVSVCKEANFSAFLTVQLEGGVTSVALPDKGHQLYVGTAACNIYSVRDEDFKEELFSSSHSHPVNAVAFPFGTSELFATCSKNDIRVWHTGSSRELLRIAVPNVTCNVVDFTMDGRCIISAWSDGQIRGFTPETGKLMFIVDNAHCRGATAMACCKDCRTIVSGGGEGQVRVWDVQPGSYRLIENMKEHKGAVTRITLKSDDKECVSASTDGACIVWDLVSYVRKQMVLANTMFRSVCYHPSGYQIITTGSDRKIAYWEVLDGTAVRDLEGSLTGSINAMDITQDGDYFITGGDDKLLKVWMYTNGEVTHVGVGHSGSITTARICSAGRCVVSTSQDGAVLRWRFPHPPRPALTPSD